From a single Raphanus sativus cultivar WK10039 chromosome 3, ASM80110v3, whole genome shotgun sequence genomic region:
- the LOC108846787 gene encoding GDSL esterase/lipase At5g55050-like, producing MPANNLPFLTFFLLFLGILRFNSFLGLEAAAGKLDPIPGVYVFGDSLVDVGNNNYLPFSLARSNYPRNGVDFPKKKATGRYCNGKNFADVIAEKFGLPLTPPYLSLRGLLKWRKRESAAVTGVNFASGGAGIFDGSSQFPGQAIPLSQQLKHWLSIRNALTRKLGQSKAQIHLSKSLFVVVIGSNDLLNYMRSSEIRKKSSPQQYTQSVVDKFRAQLKTIQETGARRFLILGVPQLGCMPSRREKNSTTHECNKEANMLASLYNEALIKMLQQLKEELKSSMAYSYFDIFKSLHDIISNPAHYGFSDVTSACCGSGVLNAEFPCFPLSNLCSDRTKYLFWDRYGHPTEAAARTIVNFILFDDSQYSSPLTLTQLVSS from the exons ATGCCGGCGAATAACTTGCCGTTCCTCACCTTCTTCCTCCTTTTTCTCGGTATACTCCGGTTTAATTCATTTCTCGGTTTAGAAGCAGCAGCTGGCAAGTTAGATCCGATTCCTGGAGTGTATGTGTTTGGAGATTCGTTGGTTGATGTCGGAAATAACAACTACTTACCATTTTCGCTAGCCAGAAGTAACTATCCACGTAATGGCGTCGATTTTCCTAAGAAGAAAGCCACCGGAAGATACTGTAACGGCAAAAACTTCGCCGATGTTATTG CGGAGAAATTTGGTTTACCGTTAACGCCGCCATACCTCTCGCTAAGAGGGTTACTAAaatggagaaagagagagtcCGCCGCCGTGACAGGTGTTAACTTTGCCTCCGGCGGTGCCGGAATCTTTGATGGCTCCAGCCAATTTCCC GGACAAGCTATACCTTTATCACAACAACTGAAACATTGGCTCTCTATTCGTAACGCGCTCACGAGAAAGCTTGGACAATCCAAAGCACAGATTCACCTATCCAAATCTCTATTCGTTGTGGTTATAGGCAGCAATGATCTTTTGAATTATATGCGATCATCCGAAATTCGGAAAAAGAGTAGTCCTCAACAATATACGCAATCAGTGGTCGATAAATTCAGAGCGCAACTGAAG ACAATTCAGGAGACTGGAGCACGTAGATTTTTAATACTCGGAGTACCACAACTCGGTTGCATGCCgagtagaagagagaagaacTCGACGACCCATGAATGCAATAAAGAGGCAAACATGTTGGCTTCTTTGTACAACGAAGCTCTGATAAAAATGTTACAACAGCTGAAAGAAGAGTTGAAAAGCTCAATGGCTTACtcttactttgatatttttaagtCTCTACATGACATTATCTCCAACCCCGCCCATTACG GTTTTTCTGACGTAACATCAGCGTGTTGTGGAAGTGGGGTATTAAACGCAGAGTTTCCTTGTTTCCCATTGTCAAACTTATGTTCAGACAGAACCAAGTATCTCTTCTGGGATCGCTATGGTCATCCCACAGAAGCTGCTGCTCGGACCATCGTCAATTTTATCTTATTTGATGATTCACAATACTCATCTCCTTTAACTCTTACTCAATTGGTCTCTTCATGA
- the LOC108846127 gene encoding uncharacterized protein LOC108846127 isoform X1 gives MDAAQASFVSKARTAFSSAAAKAERVFTDLKSQREEEEQPTRNQNYSKGWRTAHIRKKQEWQNKLNNLRIGRRKEVQDQDKVEDSTMAIPFYDANLYILKAKQEQEAKESDVGYLVETLNAVDVNSIPRASIVKQLAVAIKAGKGAKTMKDFVAPSGNSSPVKEKGGLSLSAVKSLVLGEQEDKLGFDSGDEKKLASLINSLFNVDGNFLIRMIVSDLGSPSNRVSFTKDLHAAPPDSFVVKLAEVIGSFTTPTRMALFWCKVVNELRRFWNEEKRIPCIPLDENPDLKSCLLHQWLQVINCCLDRRARCIAASEALDAAMSQASSANEESDNSEEMGSPVSLLFAKNSTGELVLRLGAHHQVENLIMLETGEPVYAPVTQDGPLLTEDLIKETEELVLRTGSMGAGCSQLLSDMQAFKAANPGCTLEDFVRWHSPPDWTENDTSSGDDSSPPRGQLSIRMRKAGNLWRELWETAKPLPAVKQTPLFDEDLAVEGILNSLEDIPAAELFEQLFVSLVALGFVMVEPVISTNDDLSKLFFECKDYVVAICEGGACTDKLDDLCQVYETVEAMLLRPERVLRTMKQTENSLSGGNGTKQRFKRLSFIFRGKEGNQKRVPSETEQKSFEPAPAVFWSF, from the exons ATGGATGCTGCGCAGGCGTCCTTCGTGTCCAAAGCTAGAACGGCCTTCAGTTCCGCGGCGGCTAAAGCGGAGCGCGTCTTCACTGATCTCAAGTCCCAACGAG aagaggaggagcaACCAACGAGGAATCAGAATTACTCTAAG GGGTGGAGAACTGCACATATTAGGAAAAAGCAAGAGTGGCAAAATAAACTGAATAACTTAAGAATTGGGAGGAGGAAAGAAGTCCAAGATCAAGACAAAGTTGAGGATTCAACCATGGCTATTCCTTTTTATGACGCAAATTTATATATTCTCAAAGCAAAGCAAGAACAAGAAGCCAAG GAATCTGATGTTGGCTACTTGGTAGAGACTCTAAATGCTGTTGATGTCAACAGTATTCCTCGAGCATCCATTGTGAAACAGTTGGCTGTAGCCATCAA AGCTGGAAAAGGGGCTAAGACTATGAAAGACTTTGTTGCACCGTCTGGAAATTCATCACCAGTGAAGGAGAAGGGGGGCTTGAGCCTCTCTGCCGTGAAATCACTGGTTCTTGGTGAACAAGAGGACAAACTTGGTTTTGATTCAGGAGACGAGAAAAAACTTGCGTCTCTAATAAACTCCTTGTTTAATGTTG ACGGTAACTTCCTCATCAGAATGATTGTCTCTGATTTGGGGTCTCCTAGCAACAGAGTATCTTTCACAAAAGATCTTCATGCTGCTCCCCCTGATAGCTTTGTTGTTAAGCTAGCTGAAGTCATTGGAAGTTTTACAACACCAACGAGAATGGCTTTGTTCTGGTGCAAAGTTGTTAATGAA TTGAGGAGGTTTTGGAATGAAGAGAAACGCATTCCATGCATACCTTTGGACGAGAATCCAGACTTAAAAAGTTGCCTACTTCACCAGTGGCTACAGGTTATAAACTGCTGTCTTGACAGGAGAGCGCGCTGCATAGCTGCTTCTGAAGCATTAGATGCTGCAATGAGCCAAGCCAGTTCAGCCAATGAGGAGTCTGACAATTCAGAAGAAATGGGTTCTCCTGTTTCTCTTTTGTTTGCTAAAAATAGCACAGGGGAACTCGTACTCCGGTTAGGGGCTCACCACCAAGTTGAAAACTTAATAATGTTGGAAACTGGTGAACCTGTGTATGCCCCAGTAACGCAG GATGGTCCTCTCTTGACAGAAGATCTTATTAAAGAAACAGAGGAACTAGTATTGAGGACAGGGAG CATGGGAGCTGGATGTTCTCAGCTCTTGTCTGACATGCAGGCTTTCAAG GCAGCAAACCCTGGATGTACGTTGGAAGATTTTGTGAGATGGCACTCTCCTCCAGACTGGACTGAGAATGATACCTCTTCTGGAGATGACTCTTCTCCTCCGAGAGGTCAATTAAGTATCCGTATGCGAAAAGCAG GTAACTTATGGCGAGAGCTGTGGGAAACAGCTAAACCACTGCCTGCTGTTAAACAAACTCCTCTCTTTGATGAAGACTTAGCTGT GGAAGGAATCTTGAATTCTTTGGAAGACATTCCAGCTGCTGAACTTTTCGAGCAGCTGTTTGTTTCTCTT GTTGCACTAGGATTTGTGATGGTGGAGCCAGTAATATCCACAAACGATGACTTGTCAAAGCTATTCTTCGAGTGCAAGGATTATGTAGTGGCCATTTGCGAGGGAGGCGCATGTACTGATAAGCTTGATGATCTCTGCCAG GTGTATGAAACCGTGGAAGCAATGTTGTTACGCCCAGAAAGAGTTTTGAGAACAATGAAGCAAACAGAGAACTCGCTATCAGGTGGGAACGGAACAAAACAGCGGTTCAAGAGGCTCAGTTTCATATTCCGTGGTAAAGAAGGAAACCAGAAAAGAGTTCCATCAGAAACTGAACAGAAAAGTTTCGAGCCTGCTCCAGCTGTTTTCTGGTCGTTCTGA
- the LOC108846127 gene encoding uncharacterized protein LOC108846127 isoform X2, giving the protein MDAAQASFVSKARTAFSSAAAKAERVFTDLKSQREEEQPTRNQNYSKGWRTAHIRKKQEWQNKLNNLRIGRRKEVQDQDKVEDSTMAIPFYDANLYILKAKQEQEAKESDVGYLVETLNAVDVNSIPRASIVKQLAVAIKAGKGAKTMKDFVAPSGNSSPVKEKGGLSLSAVKSLVLGEQEDKLGFDSGDEKKLASLINSLFNVDGNFLIRMIVSDLGSPSNRVSFTKDLHAAPPDSFVVKLAEVIGSFTTPTRMALFWCKVVNELRRFWNEEKRIPCIPLDENPDLKSCLLHQWLQVINCCLDRRARCIAASEALDAAMSQASSANEESDNSEEMGSPVSLLFAKNSTGELVLRLGAHHQVENLIMLETGEPVYAPVTQDGPLLTEDLIKETEELVLRTGSMGAGCSQLLSDMQAFKAANPGCTLEDFVRWHSPPDWTENDTSSGDDSSPPRGQLSIRMRKAGNLWRELWETAKPLPAVKQTPLFDEDLAVEGILNSLEDIPAAELFEQLFVSLVALGFVMVEPVISTNDDLSKLFFECKDYVVAICEGGACTDKLDDLCQVYETVEAMLLRPERVLRTMKQTENSLSGGNGTKQRFKRLSFIFRGKEGNQKRVPSETEQKSFEPAPAVFWSF; this is encoded by the exons ATGGATGCTGCGCAGGCGTCCTTCGTGTCCAAAGCTAGAACGGCCTTCAGTTCCGCGGCGGCTAAAGCGGAGCGCGTCTTCACTGATCTCAAGTCCCAACGAG aggaggagcaACCAACGAGGAATCAGAATTACTCTAAG GGGTGGAGAACTGCACATATTAGGAAAAAGCAAGAGTGGCAAAATAAACTGAATAACTTAAGAATTGGGAGGAGGAAAGAAGTCCAAGATCAAGACAAAGTTGAGGATTCAACCATGGCTATTCCTTTTTATGACGCAAATTTATATATTCTCAAAGCAAAGCAAGAACAAGAAGCCAAG GAATCTGATGTTGGCTACTTGGTAGAGACTCTAAATGCTGTTGATGTCAACAGTATTCCTCGAGCATCCATTGTGAAACAGTTGGCTGTAGCCATCAA AGCTGGAAAAGGGGCTAAGACTATGAAAGACTTTGTTGCACCGTCTGGAAATTCATCACCAGTGAAGGAGAAGGGGGGCTTGAGCCTCTCTGCCGTGAAATCACTGGTTCTTGGTGAACAAGAGGACAAACTTGGTTTTGATTCAGGAGACGAGAAAAAACTTGCGTCTCTAATAAACTCCTTGTTTAATGTTG ACGGTAACTTCCTCATCAGAATGATTGTCTCTGATTTGGGGTCTCCTAGCAACAGAGTATCTTTCACAAAAGATCTTCATGCTGCTCCCCCTGATAGCTTTGTTGTTAAGCTAGCTGAAGTCATTGGAAGTTTTACAACACCAACGAGAATGGCTTTGTTCTGGTGCAAAGTTGTTAATGAA TTGAGGAGGTTTTGGAATGAAGAGAAACGCATTCCATGCATACCTTTGGACGAGAATCCAGACTTAAAAAGTTGCCTACTTCACCAGTGGCTACAGGTTATAAACTGCTGTCTTGACAGGAGAGCGCGCTGCATAGCTGCTTCTGAAGCATTAGATGCTGCAATGAGCCAAGCCAGTTCAGCCAATGAGGAGTCTGACAATTCAGAAGAAATGGGTTCTCCTGTTTCTCTTTTGTTTGCTAAAAATAGCACAGGGGAACTCGTACTCCGGTTAGGGGCTCACCACCAAGTTGAAAACTTAATAATGTTGGAAACTGGTGAACCTGTGTATGCCCCAGTAACGCAG GATGGTCCTCTCTTGACAGAAGATCTTATTAAAGAAACAGAGGAACTAGTATTGAGGACAGGGAG CATGGGAGCTGGATGTTCTCAGCTCTTGTCTGACATGCAGGCTTTCAAG GCAGCAAACCCTGGATGTACGTTGGAAGATTTTGTGAGATGGCACTCTCCTCCAGACTGGACTGAGAATGATACCTCTTCTGGAGATGACTCTTCTCCTCCGAGAGGTCAATTAAGTATCCGTATGCGAAAAGCAG GTAACTTATGGCGAGAGCTGTGGGAAACAGCTAAACCACTGCCTGCTGTTAAACAAACTCCTCTCTTTGATGAAGACTTAGCTGT GGAAGGAATCTTGAATTCTTTGGAAGACATTCCAGCTGCTGAACTTTTCGAGCAGCTGTTTGTTTCTCTT GTTGCACTAGGATTTGTGATGGTGGAGCCAGTAATATCCACAAACGATGACTTGTCAAAGCTATTCTTCGAGTGCAAGGATTATGTAGTGGCCATTTGCGAGGGAGGCGCATGTACTGATAAGCTTGATGATCTCTGCCAG GTGTATGAAACCGTGGAAGCAATGTTGTTACGCCCAGAAAGAGTTTTGAGAACAATGAAGCAAACAGAGAACTCGCTATCAGGTGGGAACGGAACAAAACAGCGGTTCAAGAGGCTCAGTTTCATATTCCGTGGTAAAGAAGGAAACCAGAAAAGAGTTCCATCAGAAACTGAACAGAAAAGTTTCGAGCCTGCTCCAGCTGTTTTCTGGTCGTTCTGA
- the LOC108848112 gene encoding dihydrolipoyllysine-residue succinyltransferase component of 2-oxoglutarate dehydrogenase complex 1, mitochondrial: protein MMLRAVLRRASSRASSSASTGLGKSLQSSRVAASAQSFHSVSSTQTLVPRGSHAHSFHHRSCPGCPDCSRTILSSFQGTTTLKSWVRPFSSDAGDVVEAVVPHMGESITDGTLANFLKKPGDRVEADEAIAQIETDKVTIDIASPASGVIQEFLVKEGDTVEPGNKVAIISTSADAVSHVAPSEKTEEKPAAKPSPPADEPKVDSSKVAEKPKTPSPPPPTKQSAKEPQLPPKDRERRVPMTRLRKRVATRLKDSQNTFALLTTFNEVDMTNLMKLRSQYKDAFFEKHGVKLGLMSGFIKAAVSALQHQPVVNAVIDGDDIIYRDYVDISIAVGTSKGLVVPVIRGADKMNFADIEKTINSLAKKANEGTISIDEMAGGSFTVSNGGVYGSLISTPIINPPQSAILGMHSIVQRPMVVGGSVVPRPMMYVALTYDHRLIDGREAVYFLRRIKDVVEDPQRLLLDI, encoded by the exons ATGATGTTGCGTGCTGTCCTAAGGAGAGCCTCAAGTAGAgcctcttcttctgcttctacG GGATTGGGAAAATCGCTGCAATCATCTCGTGTTGCAGCCTCTGCTCAAAGCTTTCACTCTGTTTCATCAACACAA ACTCTGGTGCCTCGTGGAAGCCATGCTCATAGCTTCCATCATCGTTCTTGTCCAG ggtgTCCTGACTGCTCGAG GACTATTCTCAGCAGCTTCCAAGGCACAACCACCCTGAAAAGTTGGGTCAGGCCTTTTTCTTCTGATGCTG GGGATGTTGTTGAAGCTGTTGTGCCTCACATGGGTGAATCTATCACTGATGGAACTCTGGCCAACTTTCTCAAGA AACCTGGTGACAGAGTAGAGGCTGATGAGGCTATTGCCCAAATCGAAACTGACAAG GTGACAATAGATATTGCTAGCCCAGCAAGTGGTGTGATCCAAGAG tttcttgTCAAGGAAGGAGATACTGTAGAACCAGGAAACAAGGTTGCTATCATTTCAACGTCTGCGGATGCTGTCTCTCATGTTGCACCTTCAGAAAAGACAGAAGAGAAACCTGCAGCCAAGCCTTCTCCTCCTGCCGATGAGCCCAAAGTTGATAGTAGTAAAGTTGCGGAGAAGCCGAAAACACCATCACCTCCACCGCCGACTAAACAGTCAGCGAAAGAGCCGCAGCTTCCTCCCAAGGATAGGGAAAGACGG GTTCCGATGACAAGACTTCGCAAGCGTGTGGCGACTAGGTTGAAAGACTCCCAAAACACTTTTGCGCTGCTTACAACTTTCAATGAAGTTGATAT GACCAATCTGATGAAGCTACGGTCTCAATACAAGGATGCATTCTTCGAGAAGCACGGAGTGAAGTTGGGGCTTATGTCTGGTTTCATCAAA GCTGCTGTTAGTGCCCTCCAGCACCAACCTGTAGTAAATGCAGTCATCGATGGGGATGATATCATTTACAGAGACTATGTAGACATCAGTATTGCCGTTGGTACATCTAAG GGTCTTGTGGTTCCAGTCATCAGGGGTGCTgacaagatgaactttgctgACATTGAGAAAACGATAAACTCTCTAGCCAAGAAGGCTAACGAAGGAACCATATCGATCGACGAGATGGCTGGAGGGTCATTCACAGTTTCTAATGGTGGTGTCTATGGAAGTCTCATTAGCACTCCTATCATCAACCCTCCTCAG TCTGCTATACTTGGAATGCATTCAATCGTGCAACGACCAATGGTTGTGGGAGGAAGCGTGGTACCGAGGCCGATGATGTATGTTGCGCTGACATATGATCATAGGCTGATTGATGGAAGAGAGGCTGTGTATTTCTTGCGCCGTATTAAGGATGTTGTGGAAGATCCTCAGAGGCTTCTTCTCGACatatga
- the LOC108845491 gene encoding mitogen-activated protein kinase kinase kinase 18-like, with the protein MEEQNWIRGPTIGRGSTATVSLAITNSGEFFAVKSAELSSSAVLQREQTILSNLSSPYVVKYIGSNTTTENNKQMYNLLMEYVPGGSIRDLIKTSGGKLPEPEIRSYTRQILRGLMYLHERGIVHCDLKSENVMIGGETAKIADLGCAKMAGNGSLEFSGTPAFMSPEVARGEEQGFPADVWALGCMVIEMATGLSPWPELNDVVAAIYKIGFTGESPEIPEVLSEKGRDFLRKCLIRDPKQRWAVEELLQHPFLDEGDKTQTQFGRCLKNYSPSTVLDQGFWDSCESSRSQFIQADHEDTFANSSPVDRIKKLVGDENSGEPEWITAEDGWIEVRGNGEIEKRNEQEEDESCVEATSSEEDEVGGFENWIWDQEDSLFLEYSFTENNIFYFYYHDLFHENNIIIYYDHLEDGFVHIDDFFLDDNTKIPFFNHITITIQVSISNSIPFDSLHQKLFFFFEHQIL; encoded by the coding sequence ATGGAGGAACAAAACTGGATAAGGGGACCAACCATTGGCCGGGGCTCAACCGCCACTGTCTCACTAGCAATCACAAACTCCGGTGAATTCTTCGCCGTCAAGTCCGCTGAGCTTTCTTCATCGGCGGTTTTGCAGAGAGAGCAAACGATCTTGTCGAATTTGAGCTCTCCTTACGTAGTAAAGTACATTGGTTCTAACACGACGACGGAGAACAACAAACAGATGTATAATCTCTTGATGGAGTATGTTCCCGGCGGGAGCATTCGCGATTTGATCAAGACATCCGGCGGGAAGTTGCCGGAGCCGGAGATAAGATCTTACACGCGGCAGATTCTGAGGGGGTTGATGTATCTTCACGAACGAGGAATCGTTCATTGCGATTTGAAGAGCGAGAATGTTATGATCGGAGGAGAAACAGCGAAGATCGCCGATTTGGGCTGCGCTAAAATGGCGGGAAACGGGAGTTTGGAGTTTTCCGGTACACCGGCGTTTATGTCGCCGGAGGTGGCGCGTGGTGAAGAGCAGGGGTTTCCGGCTGACGTGTGGGCTTTGGGGTGTATGGTGATAGAGATGGCTACGGGTTTAAGTCCTTGGCCGGAGCTAAACGACGTCGTCGCCGCGATTTACAAGATTGGGTTCACCGGAGAGTCGCCGGAGATTCCAGAGGTTTTGTCGGAGAAAGGTAGAGACTTTCTGAGGAAGTGTCTGATAAGAGATCCGAAACAGAGATGGGCTGTTGAAGAGTTGCTTCAACATCCGTTTCTTGACGAAGGAGACAAAACTCAAACTCAGTTTGGTCGTTGTCTGAAGAATTATTCTCCTAGTACTGTTTTGGATCAAGGTTTTTGGGATTCATGTGAATCCTCGAGAAGTCAGTTCATTCAAGCGGATCACGAAGACACATTTGCAAATTCTTCACCGGTTGATAGAATCAAAAAACTCGTCGGAGATGAGAACTCCGGCGAACCGGAGTGGATTACGGCGGAGGATGGTTGGATTGAAGTTAGAGGCAACGGAGAGATAGAGAAACGTAacgaacaagaagaagatgagagttGCGTTGAAGCAACGTCATCGGAGGAAGACGAAGTGGGAGGATTTGAGAATTGGATCTGGGATCAAGAAGACAGCTTGTTCTTGGAATATTCTTTTACCGAGaacaacattttttatttttactatcaTGACCTCTTTCATgagaataatataattatatattatgatcATCTTGAAGATGGGTTTGTACACattgatgatttttttcttgATGATAATACTAAGATTCCTTTCTTTAATCACATTACAATAACTATACAAGTTAGTATATCTAATTCGATACCATTTGATAGTTTACaccaaaaacttttttttttttttgaacaccaaatattataa